A region from the Microcebus murinus isolate Inina chromosome 3, M.murinus_Inina_mat1.0, whole genome shotgun sequence genome encodes:
- the CNGA3 gene encoding cyclic nucleotide-gated channel alpha-3 isoform X1: MAKINTQYSHPSLTRPAVKASDRDLDCAENGLSRAHSPLEEASSALQTGIAMDTRGLAVASQSPFTGQGPARLSRLIVSLRTWAARHLHPEDQRPDSFLERFRGAELKEVSSQESNAQASMGSQEPPDRGTGTWPLAKHNANASNNSEEEKKKKKKDPVMVDPSSNMYYRWLTVIALPVFYNWCLLVCRACFDELQSEYLMLWLVLDYSADVIYGLDVLVRARTGFLEQGLVVRDVRRLWKHYTKTLHFKLDVLSLVPTDLAYLKLGMNYPELRFNRLLKISRLFEFFDRTETRTNYPNVFRIGNLVLYILVIIHWNACIYFAISKFIGFGTDSWVYPNISIPEYGRLSRKYIYSLYWSTLTLTTIGETPPPVKDEEYLFVVIDFLVGVLIFATIVGNVGSMISNMNASRAEFQAKIDSIKQYMQFRKVTKDLETRVIRWFDYLWANRKTVDEKEVLKSLPDKLKAEIAINVHLDTLKKVRIFQDCEAGLLVELVLKLRPTVFSPGDYICKKGDIGKEMYIIKEGKLAVVADDGITQFVVLSDGSYFGEISILNIKGSKSGNRRTANIRSIGYSDLFCLSKDDLMEALTEYPEAKKALEEKGRQILMKDNLIDEEVAKAGEDPKDIEEKVEHLESSLDTLQTRFARLLAEYNATQMKVKQRLSQLESQVKSCKSGLLSDGEAPVEAAKTEDKQQ, from the exons ATGGCCAAGATCAACACCCAATACTCCCACCCCTCCCTGACCCGCCCTGCAGTAAAGGCCTCGGACAGAGATCTCGACTGTGCTGAAAATGGCCTCAGCAG AGCCCACTCGCCGCTGGAAGAGGCGTCGTCAGCACTGCAGACAGGGATCGCCATGGACACCAGAGGACTGGCTGTGGCCAGCCAAAGCCCCTTCACCGGCCAGGGGCCCGCCAG GTTGTCACGCCTCATCGTCTCGCTGCGCACATGGGCCGCCAGGCACTTACATCCTGAGGACCAGAGACCTGACTCTTTTCTGGAGCGTTTCCGTGGAGCCGAGCTCAAGGAGGTGTCCAGCCAAGAAAGTAATGCCCAGGCAAGCATGGGCAGCCAGGAGCCACCAGACAGAGGGACAGG CACCTGGCCCCTGGCCAAACACAATGCCAACGCCAGCAACAACTCGGAGGAGGA GAAGAAGAA GAAGAAGAAGGACCCAGTCATGGTGGACCCTTCCAGCAACATGTACTACCGCTGGCTGACTGTCATTGCCCTGCCCGTCTTCTACAACTGGTGTCTGCTCGTGTGCAG GGCCTGTTTTGATGAGCTTCAGTCTGAGTACCTGATGCTGTGGCTGGTCCTGGACTACTCGGCAGATGTCATCTATGGCTTGGATGTGCTGGTACGAGCCCGGACAG GTTTCCTTGAGCAAGGCTTAGTGGTCAGGGATGTTCGCAGGCTGTGGAAGCATTACACAAAGACCTTGCACTTCAAGTTGGACGTGTTGTCCCTGGTACCCACGGACCTGGCTTACTTAAAGCTGGGCATGAACTACCCAGAACTGAGGTTCAACCGCCTACTGAAGATTTCCCGGCTCTTCGAATTCTTTGACCGCACAGAGACAAGGACCAACTACCCCAATGTGTTCAGGATTGGGAACTTGGTCCTGTATATCCTTGTCATCATCCACTGGAATGCTTGCATCTACTTTGCCATTTCCAAGTTTATTGGTTTCGGGACAGACTCCTGGGTCTACCCAAACATCTCAATCCCAGAGTATGGGCGCCTCTCCAGGAAGTATATTTATAGTCTCTATTGGTCCACCTTGACCTTGACCACCATCGGTGAGACCCCACCTCCTGTGAAAGATGAGGAGTATCTCTTTGTGGTCATAGACTTCCTGGTGGGTGTTCTGATTTTTGCCACCATTGTGGGAAATGTGGGCTCCATGATCTCGAATATGAATGCTTCACGGGCAGAATTCCAGGCCAAGATTGACTCCATCAAGCAGTACATGCAGTTCCGCAAGGTGACCAAGGATTTGGAGACACGGGTTATCCGGTGGTTTGACTATCTGTGGGCCAACAGGAAGACAGTGGATGAGAAGGAGGTGCTCAAGAGCCTCCCAGACAAGCTGAAGGCCGAGATCGCCATCAACGTGCACCTGGACACTCTGAAGAAAGTTCGCATCTTCCAGGACTGTGAGGCAGGGCTGCTGGTGGAGCTGGTGCTGAAGCTGCGGCCCACTGTGTTCAGCCCGGGGGATTATATCTGCAAGAAGGGTGACATTGGGAAGGAGATGTACATCATCAAGGAGGGcaagctggctgtggtggctgaTGATGGGATCACTCAGTTTGTAGTCCTCAGTGATGGCAGTTACTTTGGGGAAATCAGCATCTTAAACATCAAAGGGAGCAAGTCAGGGAACCGCAGGACGGCCAACATCAGGAGCATTGGCTACTCGGATCTCTTCTGCCTTTCAAAGGATGACCTGATGGAGGCCCTCACCGAATACCCTGAAGCCAAGAAGGCCCTGGAGGAGAAGGGACGGCAGATCCTGATGAAGGACAACCTGATCGATGAGGAGGTGGCCAAGGCTGGGGAAGATCCCAAGGACATCGAGGAGAAGGTGGAGCACCTGGAGTCCTCCCTGGACACCCTGCAGACCAGGTTTGCGCGGCTCCTGGCTGAGTACAATGCCACCCAGATGAAGGTGAAGCAGCGCCTGAGCCAGCTGGAGAGCCAGGTGAAGAGCTGCAAGAGCGGCCTCCTGTCTGATGGGGAGGCTCCTGTGGAGGCAGCAAAAACAGAGGACAAACAGCAGTGA
- the CNGA3 gene encoding cyclic nucleotide-gated channel alpha-3 isoform X2 has product MAKINTQYSHPSLTRPAVKASDRDLDCAENGLSRAHSPLEEASSALQTGIAMDTRGLAVASQSPFTGQGPARLSRLIVSLRTWAARHLHPEDQRPDSFLERFRGAELKEVSSQESNAQASMGSQEPPDRGTGRKRKKKDPVMVDPSSNMYYRWLTVIALPVFYNWCLLVCRACFDELQSEYLMLWLVLDYSADVIYGLDVLVRARTGFLEQGLVVRDVRRLWKHYTKTLHFKLDVLSLVPTDLAYLKLGMNYPELRFNRLLKISRLFEFFDRTETRTNYPNVFRIGNLVLYILVIIHWNACIYFAISKFIGFGTDSWVYPNISIPEYGRLSRKYIYSLYWSTLTLTTIGETPPPVKDEEYLFVVIDFLVGVLIFATIVGNVGSMISNMNASRAEFQAKIDSIKQYMQFRKVTKDLETRVIRWFDYLWANRKTVDEKEVLKSLPDKLKAEIAINVHLDTLKKVRIFQDCEAGLLVELVLKLRPTVFSPGDYICKKGDIGKEMYIIKEGKLAVVADDGITQFVVLSDGSYFGEISILNIKGSKSGNRRTANIRSIGYSDLFCLSKDDLMEALTEYPEAKKALEEKGRQILMKDNLIDEEVAKAGEDPKDIEEKVEHLESSLDTLQTRFARLLAEYNATQMKVKQRLSQLESQVKSCKSGLLSDGEAPVEAAKTEDKQQ; this is encoded by the exons ATGGCCAAGATCAACACCCAATACTCCCACCCCTCCCTGACCCGCCCTGCAGTAAAGGCCTCGGACAGAGATCTCGACTGTGCTGAAAATGGCCTCAGCAG AGCCCACTCGCCGCTGGAAGAGGCGTCGTCAGCACTGCAGACAGGGATCGCCATGGACACCAGAGGACTGGCTGTGGCCAGCCAAAGCCCCTTCACCGGCCAGGGGCCCGCCAG GTTGTCACGCCTCATCGTCTCGCTGCGCACATGGGCCGCCAGGCACTTACATCCTGAGGACCAGAGACCTGACTCTTTTCTGGAGCGTTTCCGTGGAGCCGAGCTCAAGGAGGTGTCCAGCCAAGAAAGTAATGCCCAGGCAAGCATGGGCAGCCAGGAGCCACCAGACAGAGGGACAGG gagaaagag GAAGAAGAAGGACCCAGTCATGGTGGACCCTTCCAGCAACATGTACTACCGCTGGCTGACTGTCATTGCCCTGCCCGTCTTCTACAACTGGTGTCTGCTCGTGTGCAG GGCCTGTTTTGATGAGCTTCAGTCTGAGTACCTGATGCTGTGGCTGGTCCTGGACTACTCGGCAGATGTCATCTATGGCTTGGATGTGCTGGTACGAGCCCGGACAG GTTTCCTTGAGCAAGGCTTAGTGGTCAGGGATGTTCGCAGGCTGTGGAAGCATTACACAAAGACCTTGCACTTCAAGTTGGACGTGTTGTCCCTGGTACCCACGGACCTGGCTTACTTAAAGCTGGGCATGAACTACCCAGAACTGAGGTTCAACCGCCTACTGAAGATTTCCCGGCTCTTCGAATTCTTTGACCGCACAGAGACAAGGACCAACTACCCCAATGTGTTCAGGATTGGGAACTTGGTCCTGTATATCCTTGTCATCATCCACTGGAATGCTTGCATCTACTTTGCCATTTCCAAGTTTATTGGTTTCGGGACAGACTCCTGGGTCTACCCAAACATCTCAATCCCAGAGTATGGGCGCCTCTCCAGGAAGTATATTTATAGTCTCTATTGGTCCACCTTGACCTTGACCACCATCGGTGAGACCCCACCTCCTGTGAAAGATGAGGAGTATCTCTTTGTGGTCATAGACTTCCTGGTGGGTGTTCTGATTTTTGCCACCATTGTGGGAAATGTGGGCTCCATGATCTCGAATATGAATGCTTCACGGGCAGAATTCCAGGCCAAGATTGACTCCATCAAGCAGTACATGCAGTTCCGCAAGGTGACCAAGGATTTGGAGACACGGGTTATCCGGTGGTTTGACTATCTGTGGGCCAACAGGAAGACAGTGGATGAGAAGGAGGTGCTCAAGAGCCTCCCAGACAAGCTGAAGGCCGAGATCGCCATCAACGTGCACCTGGACACTCTGAAGAAAGTTCGCATCTTCCAGGACTGTGAGGCAGGGCTGCTGGTGGAGCTGGTGCTGAAGCTGCGGCCCACTGTGTTCAGCCCGGGGGATTATATCTGCAAGAAGGGTGACATTGGGAAGGAGATGTACATCATCAAGGAGGGcaagctggctgtggtggctgaTGATGGGATCACTCAGTTTGTAGTCCTCAGTGATGGCAGTTACTTTGGGGAAATCAGCATCTTAAACATCAAAGGGAGCAAGTCAGGGAACCGCAGGACGGCCAACATCAGGAGCATTGGCTACTCGGATCTCTTCTGCCTTTCAAAGGATGACCTGATGGAGGCCCTCACCGAATACCCTGAAGCCAAGAAGGCCCTGGAGGAGAAGGGACGGCAGATCCTGATGAAGGACAACCTGATCGATGAGGAGGTGGCCAAGGCTGGGGAAGATCCCAAGGACATCGAGGAGAAGGTGGAGCACCTGGAGTCCTCCCTGGACACCCTGCAGACCAGGTTTGCGCGGCTCCTGGCTGAGTACAATGCCACCCAGATGAAGGTGAAGCAGCGCCTGAGCCAGCTGGAGAGCCAGGTGAAGAGCTGCAAGAGCGGCCTCCTGTCTGATGGGGAGGCTCCTGTGGAGGCAGCAAAAACAGAGGACAAACAGCAGTGA